The window ccgctcccgatgctgtcccaggggctcccgatgctgtcccggtgtcttcttcgcgatcctccggtgtcttgcgcatcttctgctgggtccgggcctcgctttctggtgacgttattacgctgctgcgccggcgcggcgtgcgtagtgacgtaataacgacgccggaaagcgaggcccggaccctggagaagatgcggaagacaccggaggatcgcgaagtggacccggagcagcgggaataggtaagcgaacctgcccgggatgcttaaactgctatccgacagcagcttaagcattttgcgctgtcggataacagttaatgcgatggccccgacatataaaagcatcgtatgtcgattttattatatgtcggggccatcgcatgtcggggggttactgtattgcctTTTCCAATGCTTAGTGAAAAGAATATTAAATATAGAATAATGCACTGACCCCCCTCAGGTATAACGGTATTAGAATTGCCAAGTGTTATCCTGTAAGTTATACAGTGGTAGccacattggggggtatttatcaattttgcctgttgaccttttcttttcaccctttttttttcactttggttttcgtggacatgcatcagatttatcatttggtgcaagttgttattaattttggctgaaatgttgaaatcagctgttcacagaacttaccaccacagaggacgcgtattttaccctgtagagcagccatttcggggtccctcctgcagtatatcagcaagcaacATGAGTTATTGTCTTTTGtgaggtttatagccaccatgtgaaatggattttattttaaacttgggtagtttttttctttttgttactttagtgcagtggtcttcaacctacggacatccagatgttgcaaaactacaattcccagcatgcccggacagccgttggctgtccgggcatgctgggagttgtagttttgcaacatctggaggtccgcaggttggagaccactgctttagtgcttacctttcctgaacctgtgtggccatgtccaatgctggctcaacggagggtgaaggttcctcagagacaactatttcgcaggatagtattgagcagccctggaggcgtcgctgctttcataaaaacattttttttaatgtatttttacattttctgacattgctaagtgtgttttccatgtgcaaaatttcttggcggggatttgcaccCAAAAAACGGAatgtgcgccaaaattgcgccaaagatcgattggcacaaataatgaattactgactaaagttaaaatcacacacaggaccgtgttattttgagaaagttgtaaaaatgacagtggagaagatgcaccAAACTTTGGCTCAAAAAGACACTGCGACAaaatattgcgccaaagttacctgaaaaaaaaccccacataaatcctttgaaaaATACCCCCCATTGCCCCCATAGTAATGACAATGTTTACATAACAGTGACAACCTTTCTATCCCTATAGCAGTGACACCCACAATTAGTGCCAGCCACAGTACCCCATGAAAATCAATAGTTACATTGTCCACAGTTATTAGTTTTCCATGCTGCCTCTCTAAGGAACATGTATGTTGAAGTATGGAGTGGCCAGGGAGAAATTCACTCTATTTTATAAACCAAGAAAATgtagtttttctattttttctttttaaatcacaaCGTAAATAATCATATGTGCTTTATTAGTTACAAAAAATAGCAATTGATTCCTACTTACATTGATTCTCAACTCAAATTGTGAAAAAGGAGctaaacttcttaaaggggtactccacccctagacatcttataagatgttagattgccgcggtcccgctgctggggagccccggaatccccgctgcggcaccgcgctatcattacagcacagagcgagttcgctctgtgcgtaatgacgggcgatacgggggacggagcagcgtgacgtcatggctccgcccctcatgacatcacgacccatccccttaatgcaagtctatgggagggggcgtgacgaccgccacgccccctcccatagacttgtattgaaagagacgggacatgacgtcacgaggggcggagccgtgacataacgatgctccggcccctgtaccgcccatcattacgtgcagagcgaactcgctttgctcagtaatgatagcgcggtgccgcagcggggatcccaggggtctacagcagcgggaccgcggtgatctgacatcttatcccctatactttggataggggataagatgtctaggggcggaatacccctttaaatcacttgcagaatttaaaggggtattccaggaaaaaacttttttttatatatatcaactggctccagaaagttaaacagatttgtaaattacttctattaaaaaatcttaatcctttcagtacttatgagcttctgaagttaaggttgttcttttctgtctaaatcctctatgatgacacctgtgtcgggaaacacccagtttagaagcaaatccccatagcaaacctcttctaaactgggtgtttcctgagacaggtgtcatcagagaggatttagacagaaaagaacaaccttaacttcagaagctcataagtactgtaagtactgaaaggatgaagattttttaatagaagtaatttacaaatctgtttaactttctggagccagttgatatacataaaaagtttttccgggaatacccctttaatatctattGCTGTGCAGCTTTGACACTTGCAAAATATCCTCCCCTAAGGCAGTTTCATAGGAAGTGTCtctatatctacacacacacatgcacactgcAAAGAGGATATATATCTTATCTCTTAGAACGTAGTATAACTACACTCAACAGTGCTAACCAAGAAACAAAGGATTAGAACTGCTTGCCACTCTGAAAAGTAAGTATATATGTTCTTACAGAGATACGTCCatgtctttattattattattattattattattattggacaGTTGACTTATTGGAGAGTtgacttttttccccttttttattttttgtattgcaGCAAATAACATGAATGTTACAGAGAACAGTTTGTCCAGTACAGTGAACGAATATGATTATTCGGCGTTCTCAGTTTACTATGTCAAGAAGTCCGACACAATATCTTCTATTTTCAAGCCCGCTCTATTCTGCATTTTATTTACTTGTGGACTTGTTGGGAATTCCCTGGTCCTGTGGGTATTAATATATTTTAAGAAGATGAACTCTTTGACTGACCTTTATCTTCTCAACATGGCTATTTCTGACTTGATGTTTATAGTGTCATTACCATTTGTCGTGTACCAGCTCCTCAATGAATGGGTGTTTGGCGATTTTATGTGCAAGATATTGGCTGCAATGTTTTTCATTGGGTTTTTTAGCGGTATATTCTTGATAACAGTCCTGAGTGTAGACCGGTATCTAGCCATTGTCCATGTTGTATCTTCACTCAAATTTAGAACTAGGAAACTAGGACTGTTTATTACCTTTGTCGTGTGGACTTTCTCTTTTTTGTTGTCTGCAACAAACTTTATATTTGTCAGAGCGGAGACGAACAAAGGCTTCACGGACTGTACAGCTGTCTATCCAGGAAACCCCACACTTTGGACCCTCCTGTCATACTTTCAAGTCAATATCTTTGGTTTAGTTATCCCTCTGCTGATTTTAGTGTTCTGTTACTCACAGATTATCAGTACTTTACACCGCAGCAAGAGTATGCAGAAGAGATATGCAGTGAAGCTGATCCTTATACTTGTCCTGGTGTTCTTCGTATTCTGGGCTCCCTATAACATAGTTGTCTTTTTACGCATATTAAACCTGTTGGGTAAATTTGATGATCCGGAATATGATGAGAAGCTGAAAACAGCAATGGAAGTATCTCAAACAATCTCTTTTTTGCATTGCTGTTTAAATCCTATCATTTACACTTTTGCTGGAGACAATTTTAAGAAGCATCTTTTCTGCATGTTCAACAAGCTGTTAAAGTACATGAATATTAACAGAAGATGTGGATCGTTCGAGAAAGGCAGCGTTGATCGATCATCCATTACAGGACCAAATACACGATCTGTTTCTTCAGATGCCATTCTTTGAATTCATTATTTGATGACTATAAGCTTGTAttctgtaaatatataaatatctacCAAAAAAATGAGACTGTTATtgcttcccttaaaggggtactccactggatactctttttttttttttaaatcaactggtgccagaaagttaaaaaacagttttgtaaatttattctattaaacaatcttaacccttcctgtacttatcagctgctgttatgatccacaggacgttatttcctttctgcctgaccacagtgctctctgctgacatctctgtccattttaagaactgtccagagcaggagagatttgccttggggattcgctcctactctggacagttccttaaatggacagaggtgtcagcagagagcactgtggtcaggcagaaaggaaattcaaagagaaataaaacttcttgtggagcatcaCAGAAGccgataagaactggaaggattaagattttttaatagtaatttacaaatctgtttcactttctggcaccagttgattaaatttttttttctggtggtgTACCCTTTTAACATTATCACCGATATTTAAGggagtattcacacgtacagtattctgcgcagatttgatgcacaggatttcaagctgtgttcagtttacattgaaatctgcagcagaaaatcctgcgcatcaaatctgcacagaatactgtacatgtgaatagaccataaaggtgaGATTAAGGAGTATTACCATATAGAGCATTTATGTCATATAATATGCTATATATTTCTTATTAATTGTGGTCCCACTTTTACATGTTGGGGGACTaagctatgctttggatagggaataagatgtctaagcatcggagaacccctttaaaactgttcACCTTTTACTTtcattaatattaaaataaaatggttaTATAATCTAGGGGGACACGCATTTATTAGAGGTATACAACTAGCAAATTAttgtctttataaaaaaaaaaaatatatatatatatatatagattgtctTAAGTAAGCCTACACTTAGGTCAGGCAAGTCAAAATGCAACTATGATACATGTGGATTTTGTCATAGATTTGCTTCCATTTTTACAGGAAGCAAAGGGTTAAATCTGTGGTGAAAATATGTCAATTCTGTAACAGAATACAGATTCAGCAAGtttgaaaatctgctgcagaatctTTCAGGGACAGGTGGATAGAGATTTGAAAATGCAGCCGCAAAAAAAGAAGCTAACATTTACCATCAAGACCGTGTCAACTGATCATAAGAAAATAGGCAACATATGGGAACTGTTGTGATTTGTATTTATCTCTCCTAATACTAAAAAACTACCGTATTTGCCTACTAAACGTATATGGCTGGTTCACACACAGTAATGTGGTTAgcctttttagccaaaaccaacaGTGAGTTCAAAACACATGAAAAGGTGCAAATGTTTCCACCTTTCTCTTTGtcagttccactcctggttttggctaaaatactGATCAACAAACTGTGTATGAACCCAAACACGGCTGCACAGTTCTTTACTCTGGAGCATCACTTCTTACATTGTACACATAGCACCCCTAAATAACATGGAGAAATAGGCAGTGGCAGGTATGGGGACCAGCTGTTTAAGAGAGACACCCAGAAGAGATGGCAGATATTTTACACTGCTTTAGTAATCCAATTCTTTTGCCCACTGGACTCTTGTCTTTCTGTTTGCCTTTCACAGCACTGGCACTTAAACTGCTCAAGATATGGCCCATCTATGCTAAGGAACTGACACATTAGTTCAGACACATTAGTAGGTGTACCAGCATCGTGATTGGATGGACTGTACCTGACTTTTCTAAGAACAATAACAACTGCACCTTAATATAACACCCATTTATGGAGCTCCACCATGCTCTAATTAGCAAAAACAATAGTATGGTAGCCACAAACCAagccttaacctgttcaggacgtcgggcgtatgcatgcgccctgcatcccgagtccttaaggatgtggggcgtatgcatacgcccgtgggaattccggtccccaccgctagccggttggggaccggaccggaatgcctgctgaaatcattcagcaggcatcccggcacatcgcccaggggggtcctgagacccccccatgtcggcgatcgcagaaaatcgcatgtcaattcagacatgcaattttctgctattccgggctgatcaggtctctggtgacccgatcacccagaaaatagcgatgatcgaaGCTGGTAGGGACAGCCcctatcatcctgagggctaggagtgaggtcgcagtgctgggatctcctcctatcccctgccattggtcagaactgattctgaccaatgtcagagcaggacagtgggtttccatggcaaccccccgttctgcccacccctggatgtcaagggggacagaagatggaggcaggtacctgcaggagaagatgcctggggatccCCGAtgttcgctggagactgctggatcctggctcaggtagggaaactacggtggcggggggggggggggggggatattgaaagtgaaagtaaagtgattttttactgtggcaaccactagaaaggccaaactgcaactcccagcatgcccagacagccaaaggctgtctgggcatgctgggagttgtagttttgcaacatctggagggtcacagtttggagaccactgttacagtggtgcccaaatggtagccctccagatgttgccaaactacaactcttagcatgcctggactgcccaggcatgctgggagttgtagttctgtaacatctgtcccttcagatttagcaattttcatgaaatttttgaaaattgctgctctacgttgaagccctctaattttttaaaaaagcaaaaatatgtcaattttatgatgccaacataaagtggacatattggggggaatttatcattgtatatagagctatttggtgtctatttttttgcgcaaaaaaaaagcccaagtgtttttttgcgtcttttttttcgCTCAAATTTTGATAGAACTTTTCATCCCCTTGTCTACGGTTAATTCTACCATAGAGCATTTTCTACTTTAAAATCAATTAACTAActgcgttttttttaatttttattaaacggcattttcttgcgcaaatatacaccacctcggaggacacgtaccaaaactgtgtattttggcacagtaaggactgcaactcccatcatgggacagactctgcccatgatgggagttgtagtccaggggctgaggtgcagatcgcaacgGGTCATTCTATAGAGACCCGCTGAGATcctcatttattaactgtaaaagtcgaCGGTACAAGCGCTACACTGCGCTGTCACCGGCtcatgtatacactgtcataattcataatccccgccgccggaagAGGAGAGctttgattggtcaatagctattctccaatcagagctcccctctcccggcgaggATTATGACTTATAAAAACTGTATATAGGAgtcggcgggcagcgcagtgtagacgcatgtgccgccggcttctatagttaataaatgcggatcgcagcagctctctggagaatgatctgctgcgatctgcccctctgcccttggactactactcccatcatgggacagagtctgtcccatgatgggagtagttgtagtaccgcaacgctgagggatggcacttgcacatcccccagctgggGGACATtttgaactactactcccatcatggacaggctctgcccatgatgggagttgtagtccaggggcctAGGTGCAGATCACACcgggtcattatccagagacccgctgcgatccgcatttattaactatagatgtcggcggtacatgcggctacatcgcgctgtcactggcttctatatacagtacactgtcataattcataatccccgccgccgggagaggagagctctgattggtcaatagctatccaccaatcagagctcccatcttccggcggggattatgaattatgacagtgtactgtatatagaagctggtggcagcgcgatgtagccgcatgtaccaccggctttttaatttaaatgcggataGCAGCAAATCattctggagatctgctgcgatccgcgtttataaacggcattcagttaacccggcgatgcgcggcatcgcatgggttaactggcagaagccccgctgtttccagcaggggacaacttctgcaacacccCCAGGATCATCtgtcgatggtcctggtcagtgatcactgtgattggtccctgtggaccaatcacagtgaatgagctgactggggggtaaagttcatttcccctgctctgcccgccgtTAGAAGTCCGGGCACAGCAGGGGAAGATGATGCCGAGAGCTGCGGCGGGGACCGCGGCactcccgaacagctggaggcacacgggttggcggCGGCGGGTAAGTGTAGGCGGCggcggcatctgcatcagaggcagcagtgaagctcttcactgctgcttctggtagtttaaaaactacaactcccagcatgcccagacagcctttggctgtctgggcatgctgggagttgtagttttgcaacatctggagggccgcagtttggagaccactgtacagtggtctccaatctgtgctcttccagatgttgcaaaactacaactcccagcatgcccagacagtccaggcatgctgtgagttgtagttctgtaacattggtccttcagatgttgccgaactacaattaccagcatgccttggcagtctggacatgcagagagttgtagttttgcaacatctggaggactacggtttggacaccactacacagtggtctccaaactgttctcctctagttgttgcaaaactacaactctcagcatgccctttggctgccttggcatgctgggagtggtagttttgcaacaactggaggcacactggttgggaaacattgtctgtttcctaactcagtgtttccctacctgtgcgcctccagctgttgcaaaactataactcccagcatgcacggacaaaccatacatgctgggagttgtagttttgcaatagctggaggtgcacgggttgggaaatactgagttaagtaacaaactctgtgttttgcaaccagtgtgcctccagctgttgcttaactacagccccccatgatgggagttgtagtttagcaacaattggagactCCCTTATtatgaacacactgcattatgtgcactcttcccaggggagagcgcaaaaaaatttactaacccatatttcttgtttttctttccttctcatttcagatacgtgaatgcggaggactacgtcggattcggtggactgcgacaatgaccagcgttttttttaatttttttttatttttttttatttcattaaaatggttaatgagggctgtgggggagtgtttttttaaatacattttttttttcaatgtgtccatgttttttataattaaattttcagggtaagtagtggaagctgtcttatagacggaatccattactatgccagggcttagcgttaagccccaaaaacagctagcgctaacccccaattaccccggtacccaccgccacaggggtgccgggaagagctgataccaacaggcccggagcatcaaaaatggcactcctgggcctaggcggtaacaggctggcgttatttaggctggggagggccagtaacaatggtcctcgcccccccccccccccccttgttaaggTCAGGCTTTTGCTACTTGGTTGGTAtccggctgatactgaaaatagggggaaccctatgctttttttttttttttttataaataaataaataaaaaaaagggtgtggttccctcattttttcagtgtcagcccgataccaaccaagcagcaacagcttaacgttaccagggtgggtgcggaccatcgttactggccctgcccagcctaaataatgccagcctgttactgcctaggcccaggagcgccatttttgacgctctgggcctgttggtaccggctcttcccggcacccctgtggcggtgggtaccggggtaatatttggaggttagagctagctgttttgggggttaacgctaagccccggcttggtaatggattctgtctactagACGCCTTcctctactaagcctgaaaattcaaatataaaagacacaacacattgaaaaacattttttacttaaaaaaacactcccccccccacagccctcgttatcccttttattgatatttaaaaaaaaaaaaaaaacgctgttcatcgtcgcaatccaccaaatctgacatagtcctccgcattcacaaatctaaatttcaaagaaaaaaaaagtttaatacatttttttgtttccatacACAAGCAAAAacgcaagtaaaaaacacaagaaaaactgacaaaacgcaggaaaaagctgggacagtttttatggcgttttttatgatgcataaaaaacctcaatagaatcctggcctcaaagcaatagaacaaaatccctgtgtccacttttcctgtgaggtagagaaggagtgtacggtagagcaagggggaggggaggcgattctatatttgcacaagatttatcaaaagagtgcacagccttagtaccgtatttatcggcgtataacacgcactttttaggctaaaatttttagcctaaagtctatgtgcgtgttatacgccaatacactcccaggaaaggcagggggagagaggccgttgctgcccgcttctctccccctgccttccctggggtctagagcgctgctgccggcccttctctcccgctagctatgggcgccgctgcccgttctgtccccctgactatcggtgccggcgccccattgccggcgccgatagccaggtggagagaaggggcagcggcacccattgccggcgccgctgccccgttgcctccccccatccccggtggcataattacctgggtcggatccgcgctgctgcaggcctccggcgtgcgtcccctgtgtcgttgcgtcgtcccctgcgtcgttgccgtgcagcgcatagcaacaacgccggggacgcacgccggaggcctgcagcagctcggacccgacccaggtaattatgccaccggggatgggggaggcaacggggcagcggcgcctgcaatcggtgccgctgccccttctctccccctggctatcggcgccggcaccgatagtcagggggacagaacgggcagcggcgccgatagctagcgggagagaagggccggcagcagcgctctagaccccgggaaaggcagggggagagaagcgggcagcgacgggctctctccccctgcctttcctggggatgtatcggggtatacacgcgcacacacgcaccatcattttaccatggatatttgggtaaaaaacgttttttacccaaatatccttggtaaaatgagggtgcgtgttataggccggtgcgtggtataccccgataaatacagtaaattctgagcaagagtgtacaatagacaagaagtgaagaggggtagatctgtgtctacaatagacaaataattttaaattccccccattgtatttgtgaataaaaataaaattgattgggaatatccattttccttacaagtagagagcttcaaagttagaaaaatgcaacattttcaaaattttcatgaaattttgggatttttcaccaaaaaagcatgcaagtaacgccgaaaatttaccaccaaaataaagtagaatatgtcacgaaaaaacgatctcagtatctgaatattcggtaaaagcgttttcgcgttattaattcgtaaagcgacggtggtcagaattgtgaaaaagggctcagtccttaaggtgaaaaagggctgcgtccttaaggggttaaaggggtactccggtggaaaactttttttttttttttttaaatcaactggtgccagaaagttaaacagatttgtaaattacttatattaaaaaaatattaa is drawn from Hyla sarda isolate aHylSar1 chromosome 4, aHylSar1.hap1, whole genome shotgun sequence and contains these coding sequences:
- the LOC130369121 gene encoding C-C chemokine receptor type 4-like codes for the protein MNVTENSLSSTVNEYDYSAFSVYYVKKSDTISSIFKPALFCILFTCGLVGNSLVLWVLIYFKKMNSLTDLYLLNMAISDLMFIVSLPFVVYQLLNEWVFGDFMCKILAAMFFIGFFSGIFLITVLSVDRYLAIVHVVSSLKFRTRKLGLFITFVVWTFSFLLSATNFIFVRAETNKGFTDCTAVYPGNPTLWTLLSYFQVNIFGLVIPLLILVFCYSQIISTLHRSKSMQKRYAVKLILILVLVFFVFWAPYNIVVFLRILNLLGKFDDPEYDEKLKTAMEVSQTISFLHCCLNPIIYTFAGDNFKKHLFCMFNKLLKYMNINRRCGSFEKGSVDRSSITGPNTRSVSSDAIL